GCGGGGGAAGGAATTCTTCCCCCGCAGCGGGAACATGCTTCTATTAACCGGGAGCGTTCACATCTCCATAACCGCCGGATGCTCGACTGGAACCCGACGATCTTCTCCCTGATAGTCGAGGGTCTGACGAGAACCGCGTAGGGGATCCCGATCGATCCGCACCCAGCCACTGGAACGGCGAAACCCCTGGATTTTACGTTGAGCCAGCAGGGTTTCAAACGCCCAGCGTTTAACCATGTCATAGCGACCATCGTGATAGACGACCCGGATCATCATGGCGTGACCTCCCGAAATTTTCTTAATTTTATAGCACAAATCCGCAACCCGGAAAGCCTTTTTAATGCATCGAGCGATTTTTTTGATAAAGGCTAAAGCTGACTGCTTTCGACAATTATGATTGCATGCCTCCCGTCATTTCGAAAGAGGACGGCGTTTTCCTTCTTCCCCTCACCTTCTTCCCCTCACCTTCTTCCCCTCACCTTCTTCCCCTCACCTTCTTCCCCTCACCTTCTTCCCCTCACCTTCTTCCCCTCACCTTCTGATCCCGGCACTCCTTATGCAAAAAGGACAGTTCGCGGGCACCCTGCCCACCCATTCCCAACTTGGAGGAGCCTGTTAATGAATCTTGCCCTGATCGCCGACGAGCACCCCCAGCTCCGCCATAACTTATCAGAAATATTGAAAAACCAGGGATTTGACGACATCCTCGAAAGCGAAGACGGTCCCCGGGCGGTCGACCTCGCCTTGGTGCGGAAGCCGCAACTGATCATCCTCGATGCTGCGCTACCTGCCTGGGATGGCATCACTGTCGCTGAAAAAATAAGCAAACGGCATCCGATTCCCATCATTCTTCTGGCGGAAGCGCACACCCCGATCGATTTCGATCGTACCCGGGCGGCGGGGGTTTTGGATCTGGTGCTTAAACCTTTTTCGGCGGCCCAGATGATTGCCGGCATCAGGCTGACCTTGCAGCATTTTGAGGAGATCGCCGGACTACGGAAGGAAGTGGCGCGGCTCACGGAAAGTCTCGAGGCGCGCAAGCTGATCGAACGAGCCAAAGGTCTGCTGATCCGGCAGGGGATGTCCGAACCCGAAGCTTACCGGCGCATGCAAAAACTATCCATGGATAAGCGTAAAACCCTGCGGGAAGTCGCCGAAGCCATTCTGCTGATGGAAGACTGAGCGGCGATGCTCTCCGCTTCCTTCAATCTCTGCAACCTGCCCCCCTGGGCCATCGCCTCGCGCCATTTCAATCACCATCCGCAACGGCTGGAGATTCAGGGGGTGCGGCAAGCCAACCGCCGGCTCTTCGAACATCTGGACGGACTCGACGATGCCGCTGAGCGCGGCGTCTATTTCCACGACTACATGGATGTGACCTTCCAGCTCCATCAGTGGGCCGGAGAGACCACGGCTTCGGCGCGCAAAAGCCTGAAGAACAGTTATCTGCGTTTTCTGCGCGGCTGGATGTTCGACGCCAACTCCCGGGAAGGCGCGGTCTTCAAGGGCTGGGTGGAAAGCCGTTTCGGCCTGCCGCCGACCTTTCATCGCGAGACGATTAGGGATATCCACGGCGAGGCCTACTTCCGTTATCTGGTCGACCGCATGCAGGGCTCGGCTCGCACCAGCGCTATCAACAGCCAACTCGATGTTCTCTTCGAATTCGTCCAGTATGAGCTGGCCCGGTGTCACCCGGAACGGACCCACTTCACCCTCTATCGCGGCATCAACGATTTGGACGAACACCTGATCCTCAAAGAACTCGGCCGACACTGCTATCTGCTGCGGCTCAACAACCTCAACTCCTTCACCGACGACTTCGAACGGGCCTGGGAATTCGGCAACAAGGTTCTGCGCGCCGAAGTGCCACTGGTGAAGATCGCCTTTCTCGGAAATCTGCTGCCGACCTCACTGTTGCATGGCGAAGGGGAACTGCTGGTTATCGGCGGCGAGTATGAAGTCCAGGTTTTAACCGGCGGCTGAAAGCAAAAATGACTATCTCGGCATGGCGTGAAGAGGTTTGTGAGCGGGCCAAGGGGGCCTTTCTTGGCCTGGCCGTCGGTGATGCCCTGGGCGCAACCACCGAGTTCATGACCCCGAGGGAAATCCAGGCCCAATACGGCGTCCATCGCAAGATCCGCGGCGGCGGCTGGCTCGGACTGAAGCCGGGGCAGGTGACCGACGACACGGAAATGTCCCTATGTATCGCTCGCGCTCTTATCACCGCGAAGGGTTGGGATCTCACCGGCATCGCCGATAACTTCGTCGCCTGGATGAAGGGCAAACCGATCGATATCGGTTCCACCTGTCGCAAGGGTATCCGCAACTACCTGCTCAACGGCGTCCTCGAAACTCCCTGCAACGAATGGGACGCCGGCAACGGCGCGGTTATGCGCATGGCGCCGGTCGCCCTGTTCACCCTGGGAGACGACCAGCTGCTGCGGCGCTGTGCCCTTGAACAGGCCCGCCTCACCCATCATCATCCCCTTTCCGACAGCGCCTGCCTCTGTATTGGGCAGATGTTACATCGAGCGTTGTTCGGCGCCGACACCGTGGCGCTGCATGAAATCACCCGTGAATTGATCCGGAATCACCCCAATTTCCGCTTTAACCGTTATAACGGCCAGGCTTCGGGGTACGTGGTCGACACCCTGCGCACCGTCTTCCACCACTTTTTCACCACCTCTACCTTCGAAGAATGTCTGATCGCCGTGGTCAATCAAGGCGGCGACGCCGACACCACCGGCGCCATCGCCGGCATGCTCGCCGGCGCCCATTACGGTCGGCAATCGATTCCTGAAAGCTGGGTTCGCAAGCTTGATGGAGCGATACGGCGGGAAGTTGAAACGGCCGCTGAAACCTTGATCGAACTATCCCCCTGGTGGTGTTCAGCGAAGACGGATTGATCGGTGCACAGGCTCCTTCAGAAAACTCTGCACGGGGACCGGGCAGGCGGTGTTCAATTAATAGGCAAATCGTCTTCCAAAAAAATGATTAAAAAAACATAAAAATCTTCAAGTTGCTGTATTTTATCGATAAAACAAATTGGCACGGTCTCTGCTTTAGAGTTGATCAAAGGGCACAACGCAGTGCTCAAGTCACACAGGCAAAGGCGCCCGGGGGATTTTTCTTCTGGGCGTTTTTTCATCAAAGGGATTTTTTGCGTGGCCATGGCGGCCGCGCCCGGGCGATGACGCCCCATCCGGACGGTCCGGATGGGGCGTTTTACGTCAAAAGGACTTGCGGGGCATTGGACGGAGTTCCTTGGCAAACGACCACCGGTGGTCGATCCGAAGGCGCCGA
This genomic stretch from Desulfuromonas acetexigens harbors:
- a CDS encoding ANTAR domain-containing response regulator, which translates into the protein MNLALIADEHPQLRHNLSEILKNQGFDDILESEDGPRAVDLALVRKPQLIILDAALPAWDGITVAEKISKRHPIPIILLAEAHTPIDFDRTRAAGVLDLVLKPFSAAQMIAGIRLTLQHFEEIAGLRKEVARLTESLEARKLIERAKGLLIRQGMSEPEAYRRMQKLSMDKRKTLREVAEAILLMED
- the draG gene encoding ADP-ribosyl-[dinitrogen reductase] hydrolase codes for the protein MTISAWREEVCERAKGAFLGLAVGDALGATTEFMTPREIQAQYGVHRKIRGGGWLGLKPGQVTDDTEMSLCIARALITAKGWDLTGIADNFVAWMKGKPIDIGSTCRKGIRNYLLNGVLETPCNEWDAGNGAVMRMAPVALFTLGDDQLLRRCALEQARLTHHHPLSDSACLCIGQMLHRALFGADTVALHEITRELIRNHPNFRFNRYNGQASGYVVDTLRTVFHHFFTTSTFEECLIAVVNQGGDADTTGAIAGMLAGAHYGRQSIPESWVRKLDGAIRREVETAAETLIELSPWWCSAKTD
- a CDS encoding NAD(+)--dinitrogen-reductase ADP-D-ribosyltransferase; amino-acid sequence: MLSASFNLCNLPPWAIASRHFNHHPQRLEIQGVRQANRRLFEHLDGLDDAAERGVYFHDYMDVTFQLHQWAGETTASARKSLKNSYLRFLRGWMFDANSREGAVFKGWVESRFGLPPTFHRETIRDIHGEAYFRYLVDRMQGSARTSAINSQLDVLFEFVQYELARCHPERTHFTLYRGINDLDEHLILKELGRHCYLLRLNNLNSFTDDFERAWEFGNKVLRAEVPLVKIAFLGNLLPTSLLHGEGELLVIGGEYEVQVLTGG
- a CDS encoding GSU3473 family protein, encoding MMIRVVYHDGRYDMVKRWAFETLLAQRKIQGFRRSSGWVRIDRDPLRGSRQTLDYQGEDRRVPVEHPAVMEM